The Syntrophorhabdaceae bacterium sequence GCCTTGGACAGCACCTCTTCATACCCCTGTCCTCAACGATCGGCATGGACCTCGCCGGAGAAGGCCAGGCCGGCCGCCGTCTCGGACAATTGAACGCAGTAAGGAACCTCTCGGCCATTCTCGGGAGCGCCATTGTATATCTCGGATTCAGGCTTCTTCATTTCACCTTTCCCTGCACCTTTTTCTTTGCCGCCACGGCCTTCGGTCTCGCGGCCGTTTTCATGTTCTCCATGAAGCGAGACAAGACCCATATGCCCGCTATGTACCTCAACCTTCACCGCGAATACCGCCTCTACTATGTGCTGGCCGTGCTCTATGGCTCCAGGAAACAACTGTTTTTGACTTTCGCCCCCTGGGTACTCGTCACGATCTTTCATCAGCCAACACAGAGCATAGCTACGCTTCTCACCATCGGAGGCGTCATCGGCGTGGTATTTCAACCGTTCTTAGGCAGGGCCGTAGACAACTTCGGGGAACGGCTCGTTCTTATATCGGAGGCAGTGCTGCTCGTGTTTGTCTGCCTCGGATACGGTTTCTCCAGGTCCTTTTTTGCGGAGAGGACGGCGTTTCTCGTCGCATGCGCATGTTTTCTTTTGGATCAGATGCTCATGTCCGTCAACATGGCCCGCTCTACCTATATGAAAAAGATCGCCCTTCATCCCGATCATCTTCAGCCGGCGCTCACGAGTTCCGTAACTATCGACCACATCTTTTCCATTACCGTGGCCATTCTGGGTGGGATAATCTGGAACGCCTTCGGATTCCAGTACGTCTTTCTTATGGGCGCAATCATTGCCCTCTGCAATCTCTTCGCGGCAGCAATGATAAGAATTCCTGAGCGGTGAAAAGAGGTAATAGGGGGGATCGAGATTGTGTGAGCGACGCTACTCGGACGAAGACGGCTTACCGTCGTCCCGGCGGGTAAAAAGCGAATAGTCGAGCGCCGGCCAGCAATAATCAATGTCCTCTATTTCTGCAAGCTCCGCCTCCGAGAGTCTGCCCGCATCGCTTAATTTGCCTGCGGCCCAGATGAGTTTACGGAATCGCTGGTGGTGATGGTGGAAACGCTGGTTGGCATACTCCCTGGCCTGGGCGGTAAAGAGCAGGAATGGCCAGTCACTGCCCTGCATGAGGAGGAGCTCCCGGGCCATCTGTTTGAAGATGCGTTCTCCCCTCTGGTCTGTGGGTTTGGTTCCGGCAAAAACCTGTTCAGCCTCCAACACGCTCGCGTTGATGTAAGGCCAGATCCAGCCATGCTCGGGGTTTTTCCAGACCGTGAAATCGGCGTTCAAACCCCAACTGCTCGGTTGCATGGCGATCGTGGAGAACTCCTGCCGGTGCCGATCGATATAGTCTCCCAGGCTCTGACTCACAACGTCAGGGGTATCCGCGAGCAGGCGATAGATAGTTTCCAACCAAGACACCCCTTCGTGCCACCAGTGACCGAAAAGTTCACAATCATAGGGGCAAACTACGATCGGTTCTGTCTTACAGGTCGTGGCCTCGCCCAAAAGACTTAAGACAAGGGACACAAAGTGGTGAGCGTGGTTTTTAGTCGAACGTGAGGCCGCCTCCGGGTCGTAGTATTCCTTGTCCGTTTGTCCCGTGACCCGCCAATAGCGCAATCCCGATTCGTGGTCCTTTCTGTGAAACTCAAGATAGTTCCAATCGCCGGGATAACCTTCATCCGGGGACCAGACCTGCCTTCCTGTGGCCTCGTTCCGCCCGAATACGGCGCAGCCGGAGGCAAGTCCATAACCCTGATAAGTGGTAGGACCCGTGTCGTCATGCCGCCTCTGCACAAAGGAAGCGCCGGTGATACCCACCCCCTCCACAAAAAAATACTCGATGCCATGATCCGCGAGCCACTCATCGAGGGCACGACGCATCCGTCCCTCTTTTTGAGACCACTCGGCAGGCCGATAGGCGCATTCCGGCAGCCAGAATCCGCGGGGACTACGGCCGAAGTATGTCTTGTAGGTTTCTACGCCCACTCGCACTTGCGCGAACACAGCGCTGTCGTGTTCGAGAAGAGGCAAGAATCCATGTGTCGCCGCCGATGTGAGCACCTCCACAGCGCCTTCATCTTGAAGCCACCTGAAAGTTCCCAGGATATCCTCGTGAAAATCGACCCTGTACGCATGATAATTGCGCTCGTAAAGATCGAACCAATAGTGAGAAATGGCCTGTCTCGTCTTGTCTTCACGGAAACGCTCCGCGTCCCGTCTCGCCCGCTCTATTTTGTCTTCCATGTAGGCGCGAAAACGTTCTTTCATGTAGACATCGGCAAGCTGTTCCATAAGCACGGGTACAAAGCCGACCATTATCCGGGGCTTGATACCGTCCAAATAAAGGGCTTTGAGCGCCCTGAGTAGAGGGATATACGTCTCGTTCATGGCTTCGAAAAGCCACTCTTCTCCCGCAGGCCACACCCCTGACTTACGGCAATAGGGAATGTGGCTATGGAGCATAAGCGCGAAAACACCTGGCATGTGCCTCACTCCTTGTCCTGGCCGTTACGCTCGCGGCCAGCATACCATTATAGCATCACGGGAAACCCTTGGCTACACTGATTCGCCACACATCCAAAGTTTTTTTAACTGATGGGGGTCGGCTGCCTGTCCGTGTGATGCCAATCACTTAGATATAGCCAGGAGTATGTTATACTCTCTTGTGCCAATGTTGTTATCTTGTTCCCCCCGTGGTTCCCGCGCTATCACACGCACGCTTATTGTCTGTTTGAGCCTCTTTCCTGGAGGCCACTAAAAATGGTATCGTGAAGGAGTGCTATCATGGCGGAGAGATTAGTGAGCAGGTTCATACGGACATTAGCCGCGATTGCGGCCATCCTAATTTTCACGGGATCGTTGGCCAATTCTACGCCATTAGACGACATACGCGCCGCGATTGCGCATAAAAGGGCAAGATGGATTGCTGATGAAACATCGATTTCACGATTATCGGACCACGAAAAAAGGCAGCGGCTGGGGCTCGTCAAGGAGGTAGCGACCGGCAACGAACCTGTACTTCAAGTCGCCGCGCCTCTCTCGACGCTTACGACACAGTTTGACTGGAGGCTAAACGGCCGCGTCACCGCGGTTAGAGACCAGGGGAGTTGCGGAAGCTGCAACGGAGGTTATATCAACCGGGCAGCGGACTATGTCCGCGATACGGGATTGCCCCCTGAGACCTACTTTCCCTACACCGCTTCATCGTCGGATGATGTGTGTGGCAATGCTACTCAAGGATGGCAGGGTAGCGTCAGAAAAATCATCTCCTGGTCATATGTCAACACCACGACCGTCTCAGTACAAGATCTCAAAAACGCACTGGCCACGTACGGGCCGCTCGTTACAACCATGGACGTCTATTATGACTTCTTCTCATACATGAGCGGGGTCTATGAATATGTGAACGGCGCCTATCAGGGTGGTCATGCCATTCTTATCGTGGGGTACACAGTTGGGGGACCGGGTGGGGCGAGAGTGGATACTTCAACATCGCGTATTCCCAAACCGCATCTCCTGTCTATTTCGGCCAATGGACTATTGCCTATTATCCGTCGATTGTGTTTCCTGCGCCGCCCTCTGGCCTGCGCGTAAGGTAAGAGGAAGTTAGGCGGCGCATACGTTAGGACTCGAAATCAGTCATCTCTGTGTTAGTCAAGCGTGAGTACGTTCATTTAAGGGCGGTACGTCCAAAACCTGCCTAAGCCGCCATAGCTCTGCTATCTTCTATCCTGTGACATACATCATTACACTTGTTCAGCATTTGTGTCAGTATATAAAAGAAGGTGGGTGGGTTGAAGTTGATAGTTGACGACTTAGGCGAGACAGCCCGAATCTTGAGCAACGAGCATGATCTGCACGATCCATCGGATGCGGGCCAGATAGAAACAATCGAGCACGCTGCCCGGCGCTATCAGGACCATACGTGCGATAGTGCAACGGGCGCGTCCGGGGGCATTGCCGGCATAGTCTATGACAGATTGACCTACCGGCCGATCGAGAACGCCTCGGTAGCCCTGAAAAATGCTTCATCGACAACAACGGATGAAGAGGGAGAATTCTCTATCGTCGATATGGAGCCAGGCGTATACAGAATCACAGTCTCCCATGCCGGATACGTCGAGCAGACCTATAGAATCATCGTAGCCGCCGGGGAGACCATTGAGTTGGATCCCGTTCACCTTATACCGTTCTGTCTTTCGAGCACTAAGCCCAACAATACGTGGGTGGAAGAGACCGAGACAGAGCCCGAGACGCCTGCACAAGACGATTCGACGAGCCGTCCTGCGGCTTTTGTTCAAGAGCCTGTCTCTTCCCTTGAAGAGGAGGGTTCGTTCCTGGCTAAGATGGGATTAGGGCAGAATGAGCCCACCCCAGGGGAGCCGTGGAACGAGACGATCATAGCCGAGACTCAAGCCGATGAGATCGGCTGTCAGGCGATTTCAGCCGAAAGCATCTGCGAGAACATTGATCCCGGTACGGTTGAGGAGCCTCAAGCAGACATATGTTCCGAGCCTGACAACCTCGAGATCATGGCCCGAGAGGAACCCCTTTACGACACGTCCTCAGTTTTCGCTGAGGCAGCAATCACAGCCGAACATTATTCTTTGAACGATCAAATTTCCGTTGAGATATTCTCGTCCCCAACAACAAATGCGCCGCAAGAGGAGGTTGAAGTGCCGACCGTTACCGTTCACGCTGATCCTGTTACAACTGATGCAGCCGAGCCTATTAAAGACCAGGAAACTGCCCCGTGGGATTTCCCGGAAGCATCCACCGCTGAGCCCGACGAACCGGAAGCTGCCATCTGTGGGCAAGACTGGGGCCTTTGGCAGGGTCAAGCCCCGGCTTTAGGGCCAGCCGATTCTCAGGTCACTATCCGTGCGCAGGACGAGGAGGAAGTCCGTAGTGAAGAGGCATTCTGGCAAGCCTCTGTGGAAGAGATGGGAGCGTATCCTCCACAGGAGGCTGTGACGGAGGAGTCCTCCGCTACGGATAGCCGGGAAGAGCCGGCTTGTATGACGACCGAGTCTCTAACGGAGGAGCAAGGTATCTTTGATGTTGCGCTGCAGGAAAGTCTCATTGCCTGCCCCGCAAACGAGACTCTCCCTCAGGGTGAAGCAATTGCGGGAAAGAGCGATGAGACCGAATCGATGAGCGAGATGTTCTGTCTTTCCGACCACGAGATGCAAGCCATAGCATTAGGCAGCGAGGCCCTCGAGGTGTCGGGGCTCACCGGATTTGTCAGGGCGCAGCCAAATCCCGTGTACCTGGGACTGCCCGTAACTCTGGCCTACACCTTAACGAATGTGTCATGCGACGATCCGGACGATCTGCTTCTACAGATCGTCGTTGCTAATCCGGACAAGAGTACGGCCCAGGAACTATTTGAGATCCCGACGGACTGTCCCAGGGGAAGGTCTTCGATAGGTGGCTTCATCATTTCTACAATCCCTTATGAAGCACGCCTTTACAGAATAAACATGCAGGTCGTTTCGAAGAAAACAAGAACATCGAAACTCTTGCTCAGCACACACCTCGAAACCAAAGCCTTTTGACATCTATTTCTTCGATACAACTGCTTGATCTGGGCCTCTTCAACTTTTAGGATGATGTCGGCTTCCGTTTTTGAATTTCCATTCTCAGGTCCCAGGTTCACGATTGCAGTACCACCTCCTGGCAATTAGATACCTTTAACTATTGCAAGACCTTGAGAATGGAAGATACGGTGAGAATGGGTTCGTCGCGTATCGCATCGTAGCCGTTTGAAAGGCGCTGTCCGCCCCATAGTCAAGTCCAATAGGTGCGCCTTTTGTCGTAGCGCACCACCCCATTCATAGACTATATTCTGATACGAATGATAAATCAAGGCAAGAAGTGTGACATGCGCACGGTGGACGGCCGGTAACCCTTCTCTCTCAGCACACTATTGCAACGGTGTGGAAAGATGGGTGATCGGGGGGTTAGCCGACCAAGCCCCAATAAACCCAAATCCTGTGATGGAAGGTAGCCAGGCGTGGTAGGATATATGCTACCTTGACCAGTCTTCCACCATAGCGATGAAAGCCTTCTCGCCGCCGGACAGCGCGCCACCGTACCCTCCGCCGGGAGTTGCCCAGGCGCCCGCTAGGTAGAGTCCTTTTATCGGCGTTCTGCAATCAAGCCTGTTCATGAAGGCGTTGTCCACGGTCTGATTGAACCCGTAAATGGCGCCTTCCGGGTTGCCGGTAAAACGCCAGTTGGTGAGCGGTGTGGCCGATTCTTTCGTCTCAATCATGGAAGCAAGCCCCGGGAACATATCCTTTTGCGCCCGTGAGATAAGGATGTCGGTCCATCTCTTTTTTTCTTTATAATAGTCGCTCTTGCGTCCGGCCCGGTAATCGGCCTCGAACCTGCGCCACGGCTCATAGCCGCTCAAGCAGAGCAGTGTGATCGTCGATTTTCCTCGCCTGGAATATCCATCAAACAGATGGTCGTAAACTGTCATGCTGTAGGATACCTTCTCAGCTTCACCCTTCATACACGCCCCGCAGTCGGCCTCAATGCCGCGACCGGTTCTAAATCCCTGACGATAAGATTTGATGGTCTGTCTCGCATCCCCGTTCAGTCCGAGCCACACGATGAAGCTCGAAATACTCGGTACCAACCCGTCAAGCCTCTTGAGGTAACCATCAGGGACTACCCCTGGGGACAGCATGTTTTTGAATGTGGTGATCGCACTGGCGTTACTCACTACGGCCACAGCAGGAAGAACTCTGCCGTCCTCCAATAGGACGCCCTGAACAGCGCCGTCCCCGGTCTTGATTTTTTGTGCCCGGGCGCCGTAAAGGATCTTACCTCCGTGGCTTGTAACCGCCTCAGCGATCAGATCACTCAGTTTCTGGGATCTGGGTCGGATATAGCACGATCCATTCCTCAAACTGCCGCCGCGGGCAACGGCGAAATAAAAGGCAGAGAGCTTTGAAGGCGGCAAACCGTAGGCACCCCAGCCGTAAGCGAGACGATCTTTGAGTTCCGGATCTTTCACATAGGCGTTGAGTATATCTGCGAGTGTTTTGCCCTGTATGTTGCGTATCCCTGGATAGTTGAGAACGGAAACGCGCTGAGATTTCTCCCTGTTCGTTGAAAGGTCGGATATCTCGTCTGCGACTCTTGTGATCTCTTTTATAAACCCTGCTATCCCATCCTTTTCTGCCGGAAAGTCTCGGGCGAGCCTCTCTATCAGCGACTTTTCATCCTCACGCCCGGGCAGGGGCACAAGATCGAGCTTGTCAAGTATTCCCAGTTCTTTGAGAACCGCGGCCGTGCCGGCGCTCAAGGAAATCTGGTGCAACGACACATCGAAGGTAAAATCCCCCCTTAAAAAGGCGGTGGCGTATCCTCCGGGGATCGCATGCTGCTCAATGACGGTCACGGGTACGCCCAATCGTGTAAGATGCGCGGCAGCGCTGAGCCCGCCCAGGCCAGCCCCTATTACTACAACCGGGCGATCCGCGTTGCTACCCGTTGCCGCTAACACAGCACCCGCCTTTGACCGGCCGAGGCTAAGGGAGGCTGCTTCTAGCACTGACAATGCCAGAAAAGCACGTCTCGACATTTTCTGCTCAAACAAGATTTACCTCCTTCAGCGATATCTCAGCACGGTTCATCATGACCTTCTATTATTCCAGTTTACGCACGATGGTCCGTATGATCTCAAAGGCTAAACCGAGTGATTCGACGTCTTCATGGCTCAACCTAGCCAGGTTTGCTTCAACAATTTCCTTCAAACCGAGTGTCAATGCCTCCAAAGACTTTCTTCCGCCTTTCGTTATGGTGATCTCTACTATTCTTCTATCCACGGCATGATCCTTGCGTTCGACCAGACCGTCATTCATGAGCCTGTCGATCAAGGTGGTCATGTTCTGTTTGGCGATGAAGAGCTGTCTGCCTATAGCGGACACAGGAAGAGGCCCCTTCCTTTCCAATATGCGGAGTATGTGGTAGGTTTGATTTCTGAGCGATGTAAGCGCCGGATCGCCCGGATCACCGTTAAACAGGCGTTTCACCAACGGGAAAAGCAGAAGCGCACTTTGAGAGACCTTATCTACTTGCATCTTTTTCACGACTGACTCCATTATAGTTATGTTGCATGATCGTCATACTATATTACCTCTCTCCGAAAAGAAAGTCAAGCAAATTATGCGGCGGGTATCAACTGAGCTTACTGGTCTCAGAAAGGCATGCGCAATCGCATCGGATGCGTCCCCCGCCTGTGTGCTTCACGGATGATGGTGAGATTGCTGTGAGAAACAACTCATATTTCTTTCGCAAGGATTAGCGAACCCTGATACGGGGATACCTTGGCTCCCGTTAAATACACGAACAGAAGGAGTAGAACGGCCTGGTGTCTAGTTCACTTCTCTAATTCCAGACAATATTGAATATCAAGGCTGTATGGGAGTAACTGTCTCAGACGCTGGCTATGCCAACGACCCATCCGCAGGAGAACGGGGTTCGATTTGTTTCTTGAATATCGCAATTTCGTCGTAGTCGGGATTGAAGTTTTTGAGCAACTCCCTCTTTCTCTTTCTGGCTTCAAATGGATTGTCGAAGATTTCCGGTTCTCTGATGAACCCTCGTTTTACCGAACTCAATATCCAAAGCTTCATGTGCTCACCCCTTTTACTCGGTTGAACCAACTATGCACATCTCTATATTCCAAAAAATTGCAGACCTCTGCCAAACCGCTGAGTCTGAAAGTGGGTCTACTGATCTGTCGAAGAAAAAGAGTTCGCCGCACATCGTTCGCCACAATACTGAATTTCGGCTTGAGATTTGGTTCTGCCAAGTGAAGATCGTTAAACCTCAAAAGACCCGAATAGATCTGGGTGGAATGCTCAATTTCAAACATCGCTCGCATTTCGCTTGAACCCCTTTGCAACCATGTAACGTCTACTTCACTCACGACACCACTAATTGGCTTATATCTTGTAGGGAGCTCATCCATGCAAACAAACTTTTCAGCCACATTCCAATCGAGTTTGTTTCTATCATTCACAGGTATCCAAACGCTGTATCCCTTAATCGCGCCAATAGAGCCTATCAATGTCTGAATTTGTGAATGACTAAATTCGGGCATGGCCACAATTTTGCCCTTTTCCACACGATCATCTATTATTTTTCAACCGTAGAAACTTTCTATTGAGAAACGTCCGGCATTCGCGATGTAAAGTTCTAGTCCATCCTCGTGATAAATCTGACACTTAAATTGACCGTCCGAGGCCGGAGTTAAAGAACGGAACACATCCTCGAAATCTGAAAATGGAATGAAGACCGGCTCCGTTTGATTATCCCACAAAAAACAGATAAAAGAGTCGAAACCCTCAAGCTGCTTTAAGTCATCCTCCCTCAACCCATACCAAGATCGATTTCCCGGGTGTACTTTGGAATATCTTATATATATCCGTGATAGACCATCCCCTATATCGAATAGCGACAAACTACCAGACAGCTGTTTGGCCTTACCGAATCTTCTTGTCAGTTCCTTTAGAAATCTTATCTTGATTGCGTTTGCCATAATCAATTTATTATAAATCGACCACTCGTCCCCTTTATTCTCCACCTATTGAACATTTTCTTTATGATAACAAGATGCCCAACGGTAGTCAACGAACAATATTACGTCTTCGGATCCTTCAGGCCGAAGCTATTTTCGATGGATAATGCCGATGGCAAGGGGCTGCCGAGCGCAGGCGTATCGAGTATACGTTGAGCATCGCGCGGCCCCGCAGTCAGCGGTATTAGGCGCGAAAAGAGCGAGGCCAGATGCAACATTGGCGATAAAAAAGGCGGGAACGTAAGTCCCCGCCTGTCGTTATCGCCAATATATTTACAGATCAAATCTCAGGCAGCTCATTAAGCTCTTTGAGACTGAAGACCGGTCCATCCTTACAAATATACTTGTGCCCCATATTACATCTGCCGCATATGCCTATACCGCACTTCATCCTCGCTTCCAGCGTGGTCAGGATATTCTCTGCGGGGAAATTGAGTCCCGCCAGACCCTCAAGCACGAACTTGATCATGATGGGCGGTCCGCACGTGATAGCCACCGTGTTATCCGGCTTGGGCGCCACTTCCTTAAGCACCGTGGGCACAAAGCCAATCCTTTTGTCCCAGCCGGGAAATTCATTATCAACGGTGAGGATGAGGTTCACATCAGATCGTTCTTCCCACTCTTTCAGGTCGTCCTTGTAGCACAGGTCGGGGGGCGTCCTCGATCCGTAGATAATGGTAATATCTTTGTAGTCAGCCCGATTATCGAGCATGTAGAGGATGAGCGTGCGAAGGGGCGCAAGGCCTATGCCTCCGCCGATGAAGAGGATGTTCTTTCCTTTCATTTCGTTGTACGGGAACCAGTTGCCGAGCGGCGCTCTCACGCCGATCTGGTCGCCTTCGTAAATCTGGTGGAGTGCAGCGGTAACCTCGCCTGCCTTCATAACAGAAAACTGGAGGTATCCCATGCGCGTGGGCGGAGAATTGATCACGAAGGTTGATTCGCCTACACCGAAGACAGAGAGTTGTCCCACTTGGCCCGGCTCGAATTTGAAGGTCTTCATCTTCTCGGGATCGTTCAATACGACTTGAAAAGACTTGATGTTCGGCGTCTCTTCGATGATCCGTGTGACCGTTGCGATCTCCGGCAGGTACGGGTTCTTGCACTGGCAATTCTCTGACATATGACAAACTCCGCCTTTTTAGGCCTTTGTGTTTCTTTCAACCCACTTCTTGGGGTCTTGTTTCGGGTCCTTGAGATAACCCGCAATCTCGCTAATATCAACGGAAACCGGGCAGTGCCTGATGCACCGTCCGCAACCGCAGCAGGCGATAGCGCCGCTATATTTTTCAGGGTAATACGAGAACTTGTGGCCCACACGGTTCCTTAAGCGCCGGGACTTAGCCGGTCTCGGATTATGGCCACTCGCCTCAAGCGTGAAGTGCTGAAACATGCAGGCATCCCAGGTCCTCAAGCGCTCCCCCTTGTCACGGGCCTGTTCATCGGTAATGTTAAAACAGTAACAGGTCGGGCACAGATAGGTGCATGCACCGCAGCTCACACACTTGGCCGCTACCTGCTGCCAGAATTCATCGGTATCGAAGAGTGTGGCGTTGACCGTGGCCGTGGCGTCCGCCGGAAATGGGTTCTTCACCTTTGGTATTGCTTCTTTCTGTATCTTGTGCGCCTCTTTTTCATACGGCGCGCCGCTTTCGATCATGGGGAGGTTAAGCAGGGCGTCACCCTTTTCGCTTCCCGATTCAAGATAGTATCCTTTGCCCGTATCGGTCATCAGCACATCGGAGCCTGTTTTGTCCACGGGTCCGCCGTTCACGGCCACGCAGAAACATCCGGCAAAAGGCGTCTCACAGGCAAGCGATACGATGGTTGTCTTTTCCCTGTGTTCCTGATAGTAGGGATCGGCCGTGTCGGTTTCAATAAAGACCCTGTCGAATATGGTGAATCCCTTGGCATCGCAGGGACGGCATCCGAAGATGACCGCCTTTGAATAATCCCTTGCGTCGCTCACAGCTACGCTCGATTTCTTCGGGTCTTCAGGATCTTTGGTATACGTAAAGGAAATGAGTCTGTCGCACTGCGGATAGATGACTGATTTAGGGGACGTATTGGCCGGTCTGGAAAGACATATCTCGGTGTCTGTCCTGTAGGGTTTGAAGGAGACGACCTCGCCTTCGGCCACGGGTACATGGACCACGGCATCTTTACTCAATGCATCGAGAAATGCCCGTACCTTCTCCTTTGGAAGAAATCCTGTCTTGGCCATTAGAGTTTGTGCTCCTTGATTTTTGCTTCGTCCACATTGAATGTATACATAGGTGGTTTATCGTCGGGATTGACCCCCGTCGAATAATCGAAAAGGTCCTTCATTTCGGCATTGATTTTCTTCTTGATCTTGGCCACAGGGATATCCATGGGGCACACCCGCTCGCACTCGCCGCATTCCACACATCGTCCGGCGAGGTGGATCGAGTGGATCATATGGAACATGGTCTTCTCGGTAAGGCTCATTCTCTGTGTGATCCAATGGGGGTCCCGCGTCTCGGCGATGCAGCTGTCCTGACAGACGCACATGGGACATGCGTTGCGGCAGGCGTAGCAGCGGATGCATTTTGAAAACTGTTCTTCGAAATAGGCTTTGCGCTCCTGAAGCGATTTGGCGTCGAAGTCACGTACATCATCGTACACGCTTACGGCAGGCTTATCGGATTCGATGACATCACCAACGAGCACGTCGTATATGACCGGCGTGGGATACCGGCAGGTCTTACACTTGTCGGGCCACACGTCGGAAACATTGAGGGTCGTTTCACCCTTTGCGGTCTTCACCACCACCTTGCCGCCCTCTATAGTCACAGACTCGATGGGCTGATAAT is a genomic window containing:
- a CDS encoding carboxypeptidase-like regulatory domain-containing protein: MKLIVDDLGETARILSNEHDLHDPSDAGQIETIEHAARRYQDHTCDSATGASGGIAGIVYDRLTYRPIENASVALKNASSTTTDEEGEFSIVDMEPGVYRITVSHAGYVEQTYRIIVAAGETIELDPVHLIPFCLSSTKPNNTWVEETETEPETPAQDDSTSRPAAFVQEPVSSLEEEGSFLAKMGLGQNEPTPGEPWNETIIAETQADEIGCQAISAESICENIDPGTVEEPQADICSEPDNLEIMAREEPLYDTSSVFAEAAITAEHYSLNDQISVEIFSSPTTNAPQEEVEVPTVTVHADPVTTDAAEPIKDQETAPWDFPEASTAEPDEPEAAICGQDWGLWQGQAPALGPADSQVTIRAQDEEEVRSEEAFWQASVEEMGAYPPQEAVTEESSATDSREEPACMTTESLTEEQGIFDVALQESLIACPANETLPQGEAIAGKSDETESMSEMFCLSDHEMQAIALGSEALEVSGLTGFVRAQPNPVYLGLPVTLAYTLTNVSCDDPDDLLLQIVVANPDKSTAQELFEIPTDCPRGRSSIGGFIISTIPYEARLYRINMQVVSKKTRTSKLLLSTHLETKAF
- a CDS encoding MarR family transcriptional regulator, which translates into the protein MQVDKVSQSALLLFPLVKRLFNGDPGDPALTSLRNQTYHILRILERKGPLPVSAIGRQLFIAKQNMTTLIDRLMNDGLVERKDHAVDRRIVEITITKGGRKSLEALTLGLKEIVEANLARLSHEDVESLGLAFEIIRTIVRKLE
- a CDS encoding 4Fe-4S dicluster domain-containing protein, which encodes MAKTGFLPKEKVRAFLDALSKDAVVHVPVAEGEVVSFKPYRTDTEICLSRPANTSPKSVIYPQCDRLISFTYTKDPEDPKKSSVAVSDARDYSKAVIFGCRPCDAKGFTIFDRVFIETDTADPYYQEHREKTTIVSLACETPFAGCFCVAVNGGPVDKTGSDVLMTDTGKGYYLESGSEKGDALLNLPMIESGAPYEKEAHKIQKEAIPKVKNPFPADATATVNATLFDTDEFWQQVAAKCVSCGACTYLCPTCYCFNITDEQARDKGERLRTWDACMFQHFTLEASGHNPRPAKSRRLRNRVGHKFSYYPEKYSGAIACCGCGRCIRHCPVSVDISEIAGYLKDPKQDPKKWVERNTKA
- a CDS encoding MFS transporter; translation: MRISFRHITRAPRELRLFIAAIFAMGMGSSIFDSIFNNFLDQRFALTGFGRSFLEFPREFPGFLTVFVSASLWFLCSRRLGAVTMLMSAAGSLLMGFVSPVYAIMIAWLFVYSLGQHLFIPLSSTIGMDLAGEGQAGRRLGQLNAVRNLSAILGSAIVYLGFRLLHFTFPCTFFFAATAFGLAAVFMFSMKRDKTHMPAMYLNLHREYRLYYVLAVLYGSRKQLFLTFAPWVLVTIFHQPTQSIATLLTIGGVIGVVFQPFLGRAVDNFGERLVLISEAVLLVFVCLGYGFSRSFFAERTAFLVACACFLLDQMLMSVNMARSTYMKKIALHPDHLQPALTSSVTIDHIFSITVAILGGIIWNAFGFQYVFLMGAIIALCNLFAAAMIRIPER
- a CDS encoding FAD/NAD(P)-binding protein; this encodes MSENCQCKNPYLPEIATVTRIIEETPNIKSFQVVLNDPEKMKTFKFEPGQVGQLSVFGVGESTFVINSPPTRMGYLQFSVMKAGEVTAALHQIYEGDQIGVRAPLGNWFPYNEMKGKNILFIGGGIGLAPLRTLILYMLDNRADYKDITIIYGSRTPPDLCYKDDLKEWEERSDVNLILTVDNEFPGWDKRIGFVPTVLKEVAPKPDNTVAITCGPPIMIKFVLEGLAGLNFPAENILTTLEARMKCGIGICGRCNMGHKYICKDGPVFSLKELNELPEI
- a CDS encoding FAD-dependent oxidoreductase; protein product: MFEQKMSRRAFLALSVLEAASLSLGRSKAGAVLAATGSNADRPVVVIGAGLGGLSAAAHLTRLGVPVTVIEQHAIPGGYATAFLRGDFTFDVSLHQISLSAGTAAVLKELGILDKLDLVPLPGREDEKSLIERLARDFPAEKDGIAGFIKEITRVADEISDLSTNREKSQRVSVLNYPGIRNIQGKTLADILNAYVKDPELKDRLAYGWGAYGLPPSKLSAFYFAVARGGSLRNGSCYIRPRSQKLSDLIAEAVTSHGGKILYGARAQKIKTGDGAVQGVLLEDGRVLPAVAVVSNASAITTFKNMLSPGVVPDGYLKRLDGLVPSISSFIVWLGLNGDARQTIKSYRQGFRTGRGIEADCGACMKGEAEKVSYSMTVYDHLFDGYSRRGKSTITLLCLSGYEPWRRFEADYRAGRKSDYYKEKKRWTDILISRAQKDMFPGLASMIETKESATPLTNWRFTGNPEGAIYGFNQTVDNAFMNRLDCRTPIKGLYLAGAWATPGGGYGGALSGGEKAFIAMVEDWSR
- a CDS encoding 1,4-alpha-glucan branching protein domain-containing protein, with the translated sequence MPGVFALMLHSHIPYCRKSGVWPAGEEWLFEAMNETYIPLLRALKALYLDGIKPRIMVGFVPVLMEQLADVYMKERFRAYMEDKIERARRDAERFREDKTRQAISHYWFDLYERNYHAYRVDFHEDILGTFRWLQDEGAVEVLTSAATHGFLPLLEHDSAVFAQVRVGVETYKTYFGRSPRGFWLPECAYRPAEWSQKEGRMRRALDEWLADHGIEYFFVEGVGITGASFVQRRHDDTGPTTYQGYGLASGCAVFGRNEATGRQVWSPDEGYPGDWNYLEFHRKDHESGLRYWRVTGQTDKEYYDPEAASRSTKNHAHHFVSLVLSLLGEATTCKTEPIVVCPYDCELFGHWWHEGVSWLETIYRLLADTPDVVSQSLGDYIDRHRQEFSTIAMQPSSWGLNADFTVWKNPEHGWIWPYINASVLEAEQVFAGTKPTDQRGERIFKQMARELLLMQGSDWPFLLFTAQAREYANQRFHHHHQRFRKLIWAAGKLSDAGRLSEAELAEIEDIDYCWPALDYSLFTRRDDGKPSSSE
- a CDS encoding C1 family peptidase, with translation MAERLVSRFIRTLAAIAAILIFTGSLANSTPLDDIRAAIAHKRARWIADETSISRLSDHEKRQRLGLVKEVATGNEPVLQVAAPLSTLTTQFDWRLNGRVTAVRDQGSCGSCNGGYINRAADYVRDTGLPPETYFPYTASSSDDVCGNATQGWQGSVRKIISWSYVNTTTVSVQDLKNALATYGPLVTTMDVYYDFFSYMSGVYEYVNGAYQGGHAILIVGYTVGGPGGARVDTSTSRIPKPHLLSISANGLLPIIRRLCFLRRPLACA